The following coding sequences lie in one Rutidosis leptorrhynchoides isolate AG116_Rl617_1_P2 chromosome 6, CSIRO_AGI_Rlap_v1, whole genome shotgun sequence genomic window:
- the LOC139855009 gene encoding UPF0481 protein At3g47200-like, whose translation MAELEMNYEKEEGEDISLNIQRLIEQQIQTRNDHRQFSPSICYLNKQLEGCNRSYKETAITTGVYDSALSSIPDQEWSEDNYNLRVVSDSHFRTYISLRQVKQDLILLHSHIPFFILRDIFNCTVKKINPNASLIELVLSFFKEINPFEPNPYTDDDDYGTVTNYFDTSIKHILDLLYKYHRPAHISLDPLSTVTATYLTIDLAKAGVHFKPNKKTEVTIKFNSSWTNCTLTMPVLYIEEHTELLLLNLTCYERCFPEVGNYMASYLYALMMLVDSKEDLLKLVESKIITNQSGHQHIVNLIHEFAIEFVPVQFIYSIHWRAMGDYYNKFAGYTRRTYFSGAWSYIASATALILFIFTAVQTYCSIRNL comes from the exons ATGGCCGAGTTAGAAATGAACTACGAAAAAGAAGAGGGGGAGGATATTTCACTCAACATCCAACGTCTTATAGAACAGCAAATACAAACGCGAAATGATCACCGTCAATTTTCACCGTccatatgttatttaaacaaacagcTTGAAGGATGCAACCGAAGTTACAAGGAGACTGCTATCACAACTGGAGTTTATGATAGTGCGTTAAGCAGTATACCAGATCAAGA GTGGTCAGAAGATAACTATAATCTCAGAGTCGTTTCTGATTCTCATTTTCGAACTTACATTTCTCTTCGTCAAGTGAAGCAAGATCTAATTCTTCTACATAGCCATATCCCATTTTTTATTCTTCGGGATATATTTAATTGCACAGTTAAAAAAATTAACCCAAACGCCTCTCTTATAGAGCTTGTCTTATCATTTTTCAAAGAAATAAACCCCTTTGAACCAAACCCATATACTGATGATGATGACTATGGAACTGTTACAAATTATTTCGATACAAGTATTAAACATATCCTTGACCTTCTTTACAAATATCACCGGCCTGCACATATCTCATTAGATCCACTATCAACCGTGACAGCCACTTACTTAACTATAGATTTGGCTAAGGCCGGGGTGCATTTTAAGCCTAATAAAAAAACAGAAGTAACCATCAAATTCAATTCATCATGGACCAATTGTACTTTGACGATGCCGGTACTATATATAGAAGAACACACAGAGTTACTTTTATTGAACCTCACTTGTTACGAGCGCTGTTTTCCAGAAGTTGGTAATTACATGGCATCATATTTGTATGCTTTAATGATGCTCGTTGACTCGAAGGAAGACCTTCTCAAGTTGGTGGAATCAAAAATCATAACTAATCAAAGTGGTCACCAGCATATAGTTAACCTAATTCATGAATTTGCCATAGAGTTTGTTCCTGTACAGTTCATTTATAGCATACATTGGCGTGCAATGGGTGATTACTACAACAAATTTGCAGGGTACACAAGGCGCACCTACTTTAGTGGGGCATGGAGTTATATAGCATCTGCTACTGCATTGATCCTCTTCATTTTTACTGCAGTTCAGACCTACTGTTCTATTCGTAATCTTTAA